A genomic segment from Aegilops tauschii subsp. strangulata cultivar AL8/78 chromosome 1, Aet v6.0, whole genome shotgun sequence encodes:
- the LOC109754662 gene encoding uncharacterized protein isoform X2, which produces MFANAGFSFSAYPSSPSSYSYTYSTVFSHPHPDYSSFSSPSSLTALAQLPPPPLSFLHQQHQDDVVATPNAAAAMYHHLGDMGQPSLISEYDLGAEGDLFKAPEPILEEPLLALDPVAAAISIMSGSDNAMNNTVKASDMSLSEALYKCEKELMEESAIEETISELLDVKIPMLQVEDVLGELRASADGCLLQKSVSLDSADWMNGSAVTPNFFDFQGLDFEAAFGLRRVYSEGDIHLCDMRLGANTPGAGIAANVQASGERLVTISDLKREQRRQKLNRYREKKIQRNFGRKIKYACRKALADSQPRVRGRFAKMDDGYMLKPRK; this is translated from the exons atgttcGCCAACGCGGGCTTCAGCTTCTCCGCCTACCCTTCTTCCCCGTCTAGCTACTCCTACACATACTCCACCGTCTTCTCCCACCCCCACCCAGACTactcttccttctcctctccaTCATCCTTGACTGCTCTGGCGCAACTGCCACCACCACCTCTGTCTTTCCTGCACCAACAACATCAAGACGATGTTGTTGCTACGcccaacgccgccgccgccatgtaCCACCACCTC GGAGACATGGGGCAGCCATCCCTGATATCAGAGTATGACCTGGGAGCAGAAGGCGACCTGTTCAAGGCTCCGGAGCCCATACTCGAGGAACCGCTGCTCGCCCTCGACCCGGTCGCCGCCGCCATCTCGATCATGTCCGGCAGCGACAACGCCATGAACAACACCGTCAAGGCCTCGGACATGAGCCTGAGTGAGGCGCTGTACAAGTGCGAGAAGGAgctcatggaggagtcggccatCGAGGAGACGATATCCGAACTGCTGGACGTCAAGATCCCCATGCTGCAGGTCGAGGACGTCCTCGGGGAGCTCAGGGCCTCTGCCGATGGATGCTTGCTCCAGAAGAGCGTCAGCCTTGACTCGGCCGACTGGATGAACGGGTCGGCGGTGACGCCCAACTTCTTCGACTTCCAAGGGCTTGACTTCGAAGCGGCGTTCGGGCTCCGGCGAGTCTACAGCGAGGGTGACATTCACCTTTGTGACATG AGGCTTGGTGCCAATACCCCTGGAGCTGGGATCGCGGCAAATGTGCAGGCATCTGGTGAGAGGCTTGTGACCATCAGTGACCTGAAAAGGGAGCAAAGGAGACAGAAGCTCAACAGGTACAGGGAGAAGAAGATCCAGAGGAACTTTGGCAGAAAGATCAAG TATGCTTGCAGGAAGGCTCTGGCAGACAGCCAGCCGAGGGTGCGAGGGAGGTTCGCCAAGATGGACGATGGCTACATGCTCAAGCCAAGGAAGTAG
- the LOC109754662 gene encoding uncharacterized protein isoform X1 produces the protein MLAHAGAGLSFSAYSSPLPGPGYSYSPTLFSHPHPDHSSTSVSAAPAQPPPALPLLLHQQHQAAAAVAAPDDAANICHHLVIGDMGQPSLISEYDLGAEGDLFKAPEPILEEPLLALDPVAAAISIMSGSDNAMNNTVKASDMSLSEALYKCEKELMEESAIEETISELLDVKIPMLQVEDVLGELRASADGCLLQKSVSLDSADWMNGSAVTPNFFDFQGLDFEAAFGLRRVYSEGDIHLCDMRLGANTPGAGIAANVQASGERLVTISDLKREQRRQKLNRYREKKIQRNFGRKIKYACRKALADSQPRVRGRFAKMDDGYMLKPRK, from the exons atgcttgCCCACGCGGGCGCGGGCTTGAGCTTCTCCGCCTACTCTTCTCCGCTGCCGGGGCCGGGCTACTCATACTCCCCCACACTCTTCTCCCACCCCCACCCAGACCACTCCTCCACCTCTGTCTCCGCTGCTCCGGCGCAACCGCCGCCAGCACTGCCGCTCCTGCTGCATCAACAACATCAAGCCGCCGCTGCTGTTGCTGCACCCGACGACGCCGCCAACATCTGCCACCACCTCGTGATC GGAGACATGGGGCAGCCATCCCTGATATCAGAGTATGACCTGGGAGCAGAAGGCGACCTGTTCAAGGCTCCGGAGCCCATACTCGAGGAACCGCTGCTCGCCCTCGACCCGGTCGCCGCCGCCATCTCGATCATGTCCGGCAGCGACAACGCCATGAACAACACCGTCAAGGCCTCGGACATGAGCCTGAGTGAGGCGCTGTACAAGTGCGAGAAGGAgctcatggaggagtcggccatCGAGGAGACGATATCCGAACTGCTGGACGTCAAGATCCCCATGCTGCAGGTCGAGGACGTCCTCGGGGAGCTCAGGGCCTCTGCCGATGGATGCTTGCTCCAGAAGAGCGTCAGCCTTGACTCGGCCGACTGGATGAACGGGTCGGCGGTGACGCCCAACTTCTTCGACTTCCAAGGGCTTGACTTCGAAGCGGCGTTCGGGCTCCGGCGAGTCTACAGCGAGGGTGACATTCACCTTTGTGACATG AGGCTTGGTGCCAATACCCCTGGAGCTGGGATCGCGGCAAATGTGCAGGCATCTGGTGAGAGGCTTGTGACCATCAGTGACCTGAAAAGGGAGCAAAGGAGACAGAAGCTCAACAGGTACAGGGAGAAGAAGATCCAGAGGAACTTTGGCAGAAAGATCAAG TATGCTTGCAGGAAGGCTCTGGCAGACAGCCAGCCGAGGGTGCGAGGGAGGTTCGCCAAGATGGACGATGGCTACATGCTCAAGCCAAGGAAGTAG